TGGTGAAAAGGATCCGAAAAAACCAATTGTAGTACGTATGTCCGGTAACAGTGCGGAAATAGGTCTTAAGGTACTTAAAGAAATCAGCAGTGAGAAACTCCATCGTGCCCGCAACATGCATGAAGCTATCGAAATGCTTAAATCGCTGAAGCCTGCAAATCCCCCAAAAGTTAAATTTGCCCCACCCATTTCAGCTATGTCTAAATCAACAGTTAAAGACGTTGGGTACAAATCATCGAGTTTGTTTGAAATTGACAAAGACACTCCTATACTTGTTCAAGGAATAACAGGACAAGAAGGACGCCTTCATACACGACTAATGCTCGAATACGGCAGCAACATTGTTGCCGGAGTCACTCCGTTTAAAGGCGATCAGGAAGTTTTAGGAGTTCCTGTATACAACAGTATAAAAGAGGCTCAACTGCATCATGAAATAGGTGCAAGCATTATTTTTGTCCCTCCCAAGCTGGCGGCAGACGCAATTCTGGAAGCTGCATCATGTGAAATACCTTGGGTCGTGTGCATTACTGAAGGCATCGTTCAAAGTTCAATGCTTAACGTACTTGAACAGGTTAAGGGTGGAAAAACCCGTGTAGTCGGTCCCAACACCCCCGGGCTGATTGTCCCCGGACAAACCAAAATTGGAATATTGCCAACCACTCCATTTTCTCCCGGACCTGTTGCTGTTCTTTCGCGAAGCGGAACCCTTACCTACGAAGTTGCTGACCGCTTAAATCAGGTAGGCATTGGACAATCACTCAGTGTAGGAATAGGTGGTGATTCATATATTGGAACCACTTTTGCTGACATGTTCGATATGTTGCGTAACCACTATGAAACCAAGGCTGTAATTGTTTTAGGCGAAATAGGTGGAACCGCGGAGCAGGATCTTGCCGACTATGTTATCAAAACAGGATTTGACAAACCCGTACTTTCCTTTATTGCTGGGCAGACAGCACCTCCCGGAAAACGTCTCGGCCATGCAGGTGCTATTTTGCAAGAAGGTACCGGAGTTCAAGGCAAACTCGAAAAAATGCGTTCCGCAGGCTTCACCGTCTGCCCAAGTCTTGAATCTATTCCACAGCTCACAGCGGACGCTCTCGGAATTAAATTATAGTGAATCAAAACGTTTGTTTTTTTAATAGTAATAAAGCGTGGGGCGGCGGGGAAAAATGGAATCATCATTTTTCCTTGCTCCTGCGAGATAAAGGATACCGAGTTTTCGTGGTTACTAACCATGACTCAGAACTCAAAAAACGATTGGAAAACGAGTCTGGAGTAACTATTCATAGCGAATCCATTGGCAATCTTTCCTTTCTAAATCCAACCATAATGCTACGCCTTAAATCTTTTTTCCAGCAAAATGACATCAAAACTGTCATTACCGCCCTACCATCAGACATTAAAAGCGGCGGTTTTGCGGCCAAGTGTGCAGGCGTTTCCAAGATTATTTACCGTCGTGGTATTGCTGTTCCAGTCAAAAACAGTTTTCTTAACAGAATGATATATTCAAAGGTTGTTGACCGGTTAATAGTAAATTCTCTTGAAACAAAACGGACGGTCCTTGCCAATAACAAAAACCTTATTAACGAATCAAAAATCAGATTAATCAATAACGGGTTTGACGTTGCCGAATTTGATAAGCAATCAAGTAAGCAACTGCATTCTACACATGGTAATGAAATAATTATCGGAAATGCGGCAAGACTGACGGGCCAAAAAGGACAAAAATATCTGATTGAAGCAGCCGAAATTCTAAAAAATAAAGGGTTTAATTTTCGCATTCTGATCGCTGGAAAAGGCGAAATGGAAGAGGAACTGAAGGATTATTCCGCGAAACATGGTGTAACTGATGTTATCGATTTTGTAGGCTTTGTTAAGGATATGAAATCATTTTATACTTATCTGGATATTTTCTGCCTGCCATCACTATGGGAAGGATTCGGTTACGCTCTTGTTGAAGCAATGACGCTTGAAAAGCCCGTTGTAGGCTTTGAAATAAGCTCAAATCCGGAAGTAGTTAAAAACGGAGTGACAGGCATTTTAGTGCCATCTGAAAATTCATTACAATTGGCTAAGGCTCTTGAAAAGCTTATTTTAGATAAAGAATTGCGCAATAAAATGGGTAAAGAGGGTAGAGAAAGAGTCTTAAACAAATTCAATACGCCGCTTGTTTTAGGAAAATTAATTGACTTGATTGAAGAATAAAACTTTGAAAGACTAAATTATAACTCTCTATCAAGTAGTAAATGTGAGAAATAACCAGTCACAAATGCCACATAATAAGGCAGTAAAGTCGGAAACGGTTGCCCGTAAATATAATATGGCAGCACCAGCATAGGCATTGGAACTACCAACATAGCCCACCAAGTGTGCGTCCATCCGCGATGCGCACTTACTCCAGGAAGCATGGCTAAGATGCCAAGATATGCCGCCCACTGAAATTCTTTAAAATATATTAATGAAAGCGAAAGCAGCAACATCCCTGAATAAAAAATCCGCTTACCTTTTGAATCAGTATCAATATCAGGGAAAAGTGCACCAAGAACACACAGTACTGTCAAGACAGCCACCTGCTGCGGTTCGACAATATACACTCCGATATTAACAAGCAGTAAAAGGACCAACAATCCAGCAACAATTGATCCGCTAATATGTATTCTATATCCTGGCATTTTAATCCCTAAAAAAAATTACTTATCAATAATTATAAGCTGTTATAGCTATGAAAAATCGTTTATATGAAAAAGCTGTATCCTTGTCCATTACAGCAGTAATCAAACACTTGCTTTAACAAAACAACATAAAAAAAGTGCCCTTCCATATAGAAAGGCACTTTGATAAAACTATTTAAATCTAAAATTACATAGCGTTATTAGAATCTAGCTCTGCAATTTGTTTATCAATTTCAAGCTGTAGCTTTTTAGGTAATTTCATATCATCAACATTCAAGAAGCCGCGAACAATGGTAGAGGTTGCTTCATCCTCATCCATTCCGCGTGCCATCAAGTACTCAATCTCTTCTTGGGCAATCTTACCTACAGCCGCTTCATGAGAAAGTTCAACACCTTCTACAGTCGCTTCAAGCTCAGGAACCGCATGGATAATCCCTCCGCCCAAAAGTAAACCCTGACACTCAAGATGTCCACGGGCAGGTGCACAATTCCCCTGAATATGACCACGGGCAATAATTTTACCACCGGTCGTTATGGTGCGGGAAATAATCTCGCCTCTTGTGCTTGGAGCATTCTGAATAATACGTGTTCCAGAATCGATATGCGAACCTTCAGGAGCAACCAGAACAGAATTAAAACGGGCAACAGCTCCTTCACCATTAAGATAAATAGTAGGATAAGATTGCAGATCTTTAACTTTTTTGAGCAGAACATAGTTGTTAAGAAGGACTCCTCCTTCTTCAACCACGCCTACAGTTCTAGGGCGAACTACGACATTATCACCCCAGTTATGAACCATTGTAAAAGTAACTTTGGCATTTTTCTTAACATAAATTTCAGTAATACCGAAATGGGCTCCCATAGACGTACTATGAGCGGCGGCACAACCGGTAATAATTTGAAGCTCAGAATCTTCTTCTACAACAATTATGTTGTGAATATTCTGCCCTGACTGCTCCGCTTTAAGGAACAGACATGACTGCACTGGGGCTTTAACTTTTGCACCCTTTTTAGTGCGTACAAAGTAACCGCCATGAAGATTTTCAGCAGCTGATTTTGTAAAGTCATCTTTATTTTTATCAATCAGTTTGAAATAATATTCAGGAAGTCCGTCATATTTTTTCAAAGCACTTTTGATATCCATAACCTCAACGTCTTTGCTGGTTGAACCGCAATGAACGTTGGAATGGTCAACCTGCAGAAATGTACCGCTGGTTTCAGCAGCATCAACATCAACACCAGCCATAAGCAACTGTTCTTTATCTTCAGCATTTAAAGTAGAAAGGTCATCTACGGCAGCATGCTCAAGGCCACTAAATTTATATAAATTGAGATCGACTTTTTTCATAATGTTCCTCCGTGGAGTTTATGCCTTTACTTCAAGCACTTAACGCATTCTTGATAACCATATTGACGAATATGCTCCAGAATGTCGCGAGGTCTGGCTTCACAGCAGAGGTGCCCGTTGTAAAGAACCTGTCCACGGTCCGCGTTAATATAGTCGAGAATATGACCTGTATGGGTGATAATAAGCCCACATGATCTAGAACTTCTTGCCTTCTGTTCTTTCATGCTGAGATCCACAGCAGGCTCTATTTCTCCATCAAGAAGAGTGCGGACCATTTTACCGATAAGGTGCATATTCTCGAGGTCAACACCGGATTCCGGTTCATCGAAAAGAAGCATATCCGGATTCTGCGCCATCAGTTGGAGCAGCTCTGATCTTTTAATTTCACCACCGGAAAAACCAGCGTTGATATCGCGATCAAGAAAAGTCTGCATGTTCACTTTTTCGGCAAGCATTTCAACATCAACATTCGATCCATTTCCACACATTTTAACTAAATGTCTGGTTTTAAGACCGTGTATGGTCGGCGGACGTTGAAAAGACATGCCGACTCCAAGGCGGGCGCGTTCATAAATAGGGGCATATGTAATATCTTTGCCCTTAAAAATAATTTTACCAGAAGTTACTTTATAATTACTAAAACCCATAAGAGTCATTAATAAAGAGGTCTTACCGGATCCGTTAGGGCCAAAAAGAATGAAGGTTTCCCCTTCTTTTATATGTAAGTCCAGGCCGTTGATGACCGTCTTGTCGCCAATTTTGACGTGCAAGTCTTCTATCTTAAGCATTGAGTTCCCTCACTTTACAAGCGATATGTCAAAAGCATTATCATTTAGTTAAATTAAAAACGCTTTCAAGAGCTAATAAATTAAACTTTTCAAGTCCAGAATTAAAAAGCCTTTTTTTCACAATAAGAACAAACTGAGAAATTATATTTAAAAGACATATTTATCACATCGGAAAGTTATAAAACCTAATAAAAAAGCTTCCATATTTGATTCGTTAACTTACAAAAAATGTACACGAGAATAAAAAAGTCAAGCAGACAGTGACTAAAAACTTATATTTTAGGCATTGATCGATTTACTTAACCTTAAATTATGACTAAGTTACAGCTTCTATTTTTCAGGAGAAACAATATGGCCGATAAAAGAATAAAATCGTTTACAGACTTAAAATCTATGAAGTTTAAAGATAACGATAACAATAAAAAAAATGATTCCCAAATGCCTAAATCTGTTCAAAAGGTTCTTGAATCACTAAATAAAAAAAAGAAACCCGTTAAGCCGGAAGAAAATAATTCTCAAGAAGAAGCACCTCTTGAAGATGAAATGACTTTTTTAAATGCCATGGCTGGTGTAAAGAAAATGGACAGCTCAACTATAAAAGTTGAGCGTGCTAAGCCGGATGTCTCAGTCATCCCCCCTAAAGATACAGACTCTGAAGATTTAAGCAATCTGGTTTCAGGTAATATTGATTTTGATTTGGAATATTCAGACGAATTCATGTTCGGACATGTTTGCGGAATTGATTCAAAAATATTTCAAAAACTGAAATCAGGCGCATACAGCTATGAGGCGCATATAGATCTTCATGGTATGACGGCCGAACAAGCTTTCGATAATCTCATGTTTTTTATCAGAGAGTCATTTCTTCAAGGCCACAGATGCCTGCTTGCAGTTACCGGTAAAGGCAAAAACTCTCCAGGCGGTTTCCCAATTTTAAAAAGAGAAATTTATGACTGGCTAACGCGTGATCCTTTCAGGAGAGTTGTTTTAGCTTTTTGTACGGCGCAGCCTAAAGACGGAGGTTCAGGAGCTATATATATTCTATTGCGGAAGCAAAAAAAAATTAAAGGAAAAGTAAAGTGGGATAAAGGAATCAATTGGAATGAATAGCTTCTTCGAATCCAGTCAAATCAGGATTGCTTTTGGAATCCCCTTTGACAGCTTGGACTTCCATGAGCTTTTAGTTGCAGTTGGAGAGCTTGTTGCGTCCGGTAACAAACATTTTATTTTTGCTGCCTCTTTTCCATGGATTTTAGAATACGGACGAAATCCTCTTAATAGACTGAATGAAATCGATATCTTTATTGCTGCGGATTCAACGATAATCGGATTGGCCGAAAAAATTGGGCAAACAATCAAAATGCCCATTGAATACTTCGAGTTTCCAGAACAAATTGCTCTTATTTGCGCTCATTACGGTTTTAGCCTTCTTCATGTTTCCAGCACAGCATTAAAAACCGACATACTTGTTCGCGATGGTTATGTGCCTTTATCGTGGGACTTGTTTAGCAATTTTAAAATTTCAGACTGCTTAGATAAAAAGCATAAAGATTCGATAATTTCCAGTGCAATCAGTTTAAAGCCTGATGTTATTTTAATATCCGCATCACCTGATGATTTAAGGACATTTATCCCTGAAATCCATAAAAAAATTCCAAATTGTTTACTGGTATGCACTCCGAAAGATGAAACAAAATCCACACTGAGTAGCAGAATTAGAAATATAATTTCACCGTTAGTTCTAGCCAGCCAAGAAAGCTGTTTACTAAAACACACGAATGAAGCATGTGCAAATTCAATCCAAAGTTCCGTCAGCTATGATGACAAATCAGAACAGTCTGCTATCAGAATTTCAGGAGTTTTAAGTTCCAGAGTAGTATCAGATCTTCGAAGGATTGTTATAAACATCCTTAAAACAGGTAAGAATCTTGAGCTTGATTTATCCACAACGACGGCTATTTCTATCAAAGGATTAGAAGAATTATTTTATCTGAATCGTCTGTTTAAAACAGCAGAGAAAAAGCCCGTAATTCGAGCAATCTCTCCCGAAGCCCTGACACTTTTTCATCAATCTGGAATAGCTTCATTTTTTAAAAATATACCAGGAATAGTTGATGAGATGGAAACTGACACATAGATCGTGAAAACAGCACTAAAGCATATTAACAGGATCAAGATCGAGTGTAATACGTATGTTTTTCGTATGCGGATTACTTCTCATCATTTCAGCATATAAATTGCGAGTTTTAACCCAATCTCCAGATTTAATAAGGCAGTTAAACCTCCTGCGACCTCTAAGCTGAGAAAGCGGTGCCGGAACCGGTCCCAAAGCCATCAATCCCATTTTCATAGCAGATTCTCTTATTTGCTTAAAAAATGGAGTACACAATTCATCTCCATCCCAGCTAAGGGGATAACTGATCCTAATCAATGCTAATTTAGTAAATGGCGGATATTTGAATTTACGGCGCTTCTCAATTTCATGTTCAAAAAAAGTTTTATAATCTGCAGAACTGACAGAACTCCAGATCGGATTTTCTGGATTTCTGGTTTGGATAATAACTTCACCGGGTTTATCCCCCCTTCCAGCCCTGCCGGAAACCTGAACCAAGAGCTGAAACGTCCGTTCCGCGGACCTATAATCCGGAAGATTTAGTCCCAAATCTCCTTCAGAAACCACAACAAGAGTAACTCCTGGGAAGTTATGGCCCTTCGATAACATCTGCGTTCCAACAAGAACCTGAGCATCTCCTCTGGCGAAACTCTTAAGTATCTCTTCCAGCTTTTCCTGTCTGCGGGTACTATCCCTATCCATGCGTAAAATCTTTGTTTCAGCTGGCAACGCCTTTGCAACCTGTTCCTCCAGCCTTTCTGTTCCACCACCAAGCGGAAGCAGATGACTGCCCCCGCACATTGGGCAAGGAAGTGGAAAAGAATGTGCATTCCCGCAATAATGGCAAATAAGCCGTTCTCTACCTTTGTGATAAGTCATGCTGACATTACAATGCGGGCATTTAATCGGCTCTTCGCAATCGGTGCAATAAATTAATGGCGAGAAACCGCGACGATTCAGCATAATAATTGCCTGCTCGCCTCTCTCAATAACTTCCTTCAGTCTATCCTCAGTTTCAAAAGCAAATGGTTGTTCAGGATTTTTGATTTTACTTGTATCAACTATCCGCACTTCCGGCAGCATACTTTTCCCGACACGATTCTCCATAGATATCATGCTGAAAGCCCCTTGCTGTGCGGCATAAAAAGTCTTTAAATCAGGTGTTGCAGAACCTAAAATCAATAAACTATTTGTTTTTTGAGCTAAAAAATATGCGACTTCTTTTGCTTGATACGGAAGACGTTCTTCTTGCTTATATGATTCATCGTGTTCTTCATCCACAATAAACAGGCCTGGATTTTGAATCGGTAAAAAAAGCGCAGAGCGTGTTCCGATTATCAAAACAGGATTATTGGAGCCTGAAACAGCACGAAAAATAGCTTCCTTGCGCACAGGAGTCTGATAACCATGATATAAATATTTTTCTGAATCAGGAAAAAGTGGACAGATACTGTTCCAAAGAGAATATGCAAGAGCTATTTCCGGCACAAGAATTACAGCTGAACAGCCTCGTTCCAGACATTTTCGGGCAGCTGTCATGTACACAAGAGTCTTGCCGCTGCCAGTGATTCCATGCAGAAGTTTTACCTCCATATTATTACTGTCAAGCGCAGTTTCTATTTCTAAAAGAGCAGATTCCTGCTGCTTGGTAGGAACAAAATCCCAATCATCGGAGCTGACCATACATTTTTCAGCAGGATCCCGTTCTTCGGCAGGCGGGGGCCCTACTCTCAAAAGTAAATCCGAATGGAGCTTATTAATGATCCCGGTCGTCCAATCGCCCATTACTCTTTTCAAAAAACCTTTTTCACGTGGCCCGTTTTCATAGATATATTCTAAAACCTGCAACTGACGCGCAGCATTTGGACGAACAGGCCACGGAGGGTCACTCGTCAAACTTACATATTCTTCTTTTTCAATAGCTGTAGGCAAACAAACATTCATCCTGTCCTCATTATAAATGTGAACAAGTTGCATTCTTGAATTAACCGGCATGCGCGCGAGATCAACACCTTTCAAACGTGTTGGAAAATCTTTATCTGCTATTTTAAATGATAGTTTAGCACTTCTAAATCGCTTCGGCACAACATTTTCCAGAACTTTACCAAGCGGTTGCAATTGTCTGGAAGCAATATTTCTATATAACTGGAAATGCGTAACGTTGAGAAGTGGCTTCTTTTCGAGAGGCCAAATTATCGATTTTAACTCAACATTCTGTGGTGGTTCCAATTGAGTTTCAATTAAAAAGGCAACTCTGATTGATTTGCCAAGCGGAACAAGCACACGCTGACCTTCCTGAAGCTCAGGAAGGTCAGCAGGAGCTGAATAAGTATATATTGAATAAGGAGGGCTGGCTAGGCAAGCCTGCCAGAGTATAGACATTTTTATTCCGACTAATGTTTAAGGCTAAGACATCTTTTCAAAATACTGAAAACAAAACTACTTGGGTCAACGCAATCTGTTTCTTTTTTTAAAGCAGATTCTGAAAAAACTGATGAAGCTATTTTTTGCCTGACCCCGCGCCATTCAATTTTAAATTCAATAGAATCTTCACCAGCTTTTATAGTTCCTGAATGAGGAAGCATAAATCCGGCAAATTTCATATAAGTTCCAAACGTAATTACATTTGAGAAATTTAAAACAATTTTCAAGGGAGCAAAATTTTCATTATCAAGCCAGATTTGCGATGAAGAATCATCGCCTTGCTCTGCGCCATAAACAAATGACGGCATGTACTCATCAGTGAAACCAAAGCTCCGGGTAGAATTACTAACTCCAAGACTTTTCCAATCATTTGTAGGATTATCTGGGATCCAAAACTGTAGCAACGAAACTGGAAAATCCCCATCAACCGGACATTGAGCTGTAGTCTTAAATTTTTGCCCAACAGACTTTGTAGTTGTAACTTCATTCGTAATAGAATTACATGTAAAAGTCTGCTGCCAATGATTATCTCCGCGAGTAATAGTTAACACAGTTCCCGGTTCAGATGGAAAAGTGATAACAGCTTTATAAGATGTTAACGCTCCATATTTTTGAAGCAAAGTAGCATCTATAGCTGCATCAGAAGGGAAAAAAGCCCTTGCCGATCTGCAACAAAGCAGACTTACGGCAAGGACCATTATAAATATTGAAATAGATTTATTTTTTACGAACAAGACAAGAGCTCCCGCAATCTCTTTACTAAATCATCATGCAACTCTTCATCTTGAAGAGCAAAATAAATATTAGCTGTAAGGTACTCTACCCAGTCGCCGGCATCAAATCTTTGCCCACGCAATTTAACAGCAAGAAGCTTGTTATCCTGAGCAAGACATTGCAAAGCATCAGTAAGCTGAATTTCTCCTCCAACACCGGGTTCAAGATTTTCAAGATGGTCAAAAATCTCTGGCAGCAAGACATATCGTCCTACTATTGCAAGTCTGGAAGGAGCTTTACCAATAGCAGGCTTTTCAACAAGACTGCGTACTCTGTACATTCCTGGCGCAAATTCTTCACCCTGAATAATTCCGTAGCGATTAACCTTATTCTCAGGGACTTCAATTACCCCTACAACAGCCATATTTTCGGTTCTTGCCGCATCAATAAGCTGTTTAATACCGGGCTCACCACCGAACATAAGGTCGTCACCAACCATGACAGCGAAAGGATCATTTTTACACACTTCTTTAGCACACAGAACCGCGTGGCCAAGACCAAGCTGTTTTTTCTGCCGAACTGAAATAATATTGACCATTTCAGCTACCTTTCGGACTTCTTCTAAAGTCTCATCTTTGCCGGCTCGTTCAAGAACATCTTCAAGATTCAAGTTATAGTCAAAATGATCTTCGATAATTTTTTTATTCTGATTGGTAATAAAAACAACATCTGTAAGCCCACTGGTCATAGCTTCTTCTACAACATGCTGTATTACTGGTTTTCTAAAAATGGGGAGCATTTCCTTAGGAATATTTTTAGTGGCAGGTAATGATCTTGTACCCCAACCCGCAACCGGAACAATAACTTTTTTGATGACCATTGATCGGACTCCTTGAATATATTCAATGTTCTTACACACTGAATCATTATTTAACGTAAATGCTTTTCCAAGACTTCTGCAAGTTCAGCAGTGTAAAGCTCTACTTTGGAATTATCTTCGGCTTCAACCATTACTCTGGCAACAGATTCAGTTCCAGAATATCTGAGCAGAACTCGCCCTTTATCTCCAAGATCTTTTTCAACTTTTTTCAAAGCTTTCTGGACAGCCGGTACATCCTCAAAAGGAATCTTACGCTTAACATGTACATTTTTTAAAGCTTGCGGATATAATTGTAATTGTCCCGAAAGCTCAGATAACGGCCTGTTCTTTTGACAGAGTATACGTAATAACTGAAGAGCGGCAAGTAATCCGTCACCGGTTGTACTGTATTCTCTAAAAATAAGATGACCGGACTGTTCGCCGCCGAAAATTGCGCCTTCACGCCGCATAGCTTCCATAACATAGCGATCACCAACCGGTGTTCTAAGAAGCGTTCCGCCATGCTCCTTCATGAAATTTTCAAGAGCCATATTGCTCATGACAGTCGCAACAAGCATATTTTTAGGCAGTTTTCCACGTTCGAGCAGATCCGCTGCACATATTGCCATCAATTGATCACCATCCAAAATCTGCCCTTTTTCATCAACAACGATCAACCGATCTCCG
This genomic interval from Desulfovibrio sp. UCD-KL4C contains the following:
- the sucD gene encoding succinate--CoA ligase subunit alpha, which codes for MLLNEHLSKTLLKEAAGIPVPTGVKITTKDLPNLEPYFPLPWILKAQVPVGGRGKAGGIKKIETKEEYETIARQILSMEIKGNKVPFLRAEPAVDIRQEFYLSLTLSRQRRKVIMTVGREGGVEIENMGPENLLVQEICLPGGLHPNQIRAAFFHIGIAKELFADFSSIVTNLYKTMIDYGLLLAEINPLALTGYGKLLALDGKIEMDDNIVDINPAFERFYQPEHSTREENIARNAGMSFVSLKGWVGLIANGAGLAMASMDALNFSELPAANFLDLGGAADQKRIETALELLFNDKQVEAIFINLFGGILSCELVAKALVAALGEKDPKKPIVVRMSGNSAEIGLKVLKEISSEKLHRARNMHEAIEMLKSLKPANPPKVKFAPPISAMSKSTVKDVGYKSSSLFEIDKDTPILVQGITGQEGRLHTRLMLEYGSNIVAGVTPFKGDQEVLGVPVYNSIKEAQLHHEIGASIIFVPPKLAADAILEAASCEIPWVVCITEGIVQSSMLNVLEQVKGGKTRVVGPNTPGLIVPGQTKIGILPTTPFSPGPVAVLSRSGTLTYEVADRLNQVGIGQSLSVGIGGDSYIGTTFADMFDMLRNHYETKAVIVLGEIGGTAEQDLADYVIKTGFDKPVLSFIAGQTAPPGKRLGHAGAILQEGTGVQGKLEKMRSAGFTVCPSLESIPQLTADALGIKL
- a CDS encoding glycosyltransferase — encoded protein: MNQNVCFFNSNKAWGGGEKWNHHFSLLLRDKGYRVFVVTNHDSELKKRLENESGVTIHSESIGNLSFLNPTIMLRLKSFFQQNDIKTVITALPSDIKSGGFAAKCAGVSKIIYRRGIAVPVKNSFLNRMIYSKVVDRLIVNSLETKRTVLANNKNLINESKIRLINNGFDVAEFDKQSSKQLHSTHGNEIIIGNAARLTGQKGQKYLIEAAEILKNKGFNFRILIAGKGEMEEELKDYSAKHGVTDVIDFVGFVKDMKSFYTYLDIFCLPSLWEGFGYALVEAMTLEKPVVGFEISSNPEVVKNGVTGILVPSENSLQLAKALEKLILDKELRNKMGKEGRERVLNKFNTPLVLGKLIDLIEE
- a CDS encoding metal-dependent hydrolase, yielding MPGYRIHISGSIVAGLLVLLLLVNIGVYIVEPQQVAVLTVLCVLGALFPDIDTDSKGKRIFYSGMLLLSLSLIYFKEFQWAAYLGILAMLPGVSAHRGWTHTWWAMLVVPMPMLVLPYYIYGQPFPTLLPYYVAFVTGYFSHLLLDREL
- a CDS encoding SufD family Fe-S cluster assembly protein, which produces MKKVDLNLYKFSGLEHAAVDDLSTLNAEDKEQLLMAGVDVDAAETSGTFLQVDHSNVHCGSTSKDVEVMDIKSALKKYDGLPEYYFKLIDKNKDDFTKSAAENLHGGYFVRTKKGAKVKAPVQSCLFLKAEQSGQNIHNIIVVEEDSELQIITGCAAAHSTSMGAHFGITEIYVKKNAKVTFTMVHNWGDNVVVRPRTVGVVEEGGVLLNNYVLLKKVKDLQSYPTIYLNGEGAVARFNSVLVAPEGSHIDSGTRIIQNAPSTRGEIISRTITTGGKIIARGHIQGNCAPARGHLECQGLLLGGGIIHAVPELEATVEGVELSHEAAVGKIAQEEIEYLMARGMDEDEATSTIVRGFLNVDDMKLPKKLQLEIDKQIAELDSNNAM
- a CDS encoding ABC transporter ATP-binding protein, yielding MLKIEDLHVKIGDKTVINGLDLHIKEGETFILFGPNGSGKTSLLMTLMGFSNYKVTSGKIIFKGKDITYAPIYERARLGVGMSFQRPPTIHGLKTRHLVKMCGNGSNVDVEMLAEKVNMQTFLDRDINAGFSGGEIKRSELLQLMAQNPDMLLFDEPESGVDLENMHLIGKMVRTLLDGEIEPAVDLSMKEQKARSSRSCGLIITHTGHILDYINADRGQVLYNGHLCCEARPRDILEHIRQYGYQECVKCLK
- a CDS encoding Smr/MutS family protein is translated as MADKRIKSFTDLKSMKFKDNDNNKKNDSQMPKSVQKVLESLNKKKKPVKPEENNSQEEAPLEDEMTFLNAMAGVKKMDSSTIKVERAKPDVSVIPPKDTDSEDLSNLVSGNIDFDLEYSDEFMFGHVCGIDSKIFQKLKSGAYSYEAHIDLHGMTAEQAFDNLMFFIRESFLQGHRCLLAVTGKGKNSPGGFPILKREIYDWLTRDPFRRVVLAFCTAQPKDGGSGAIYILLRKQKKIKGKVKWDKGINWNE
- a CDS encoding STAS domain-containing protein, with protein sequence MNSFFESSQIRIAFGIPFDSLDFHELLVAVGELVASGNKHFIFAASFPWILEYGRNPLNRLNEIDIFIAADSTIIGLAEKIGQTIKMPIEYFEFPEQIALICAHYGFSLLHVSSTALKTDILVRDGYVPLSWDLFSNFKISDCLDKKHKDSIISSAISLKPDVILISASPDDLRTFIPEIHKKIPNCLLVCTPKDETKSTLSSRIRNIISPLVLASQESCLLKHTNEACANSIQSSVSYDDKSEQSAIRISGVLSSRVVSDLRRIVINILKTGKNLELDLSTTTAISIKGLEELFYLNRLFKTAEKKPVIRAISPEALTLFHQSGIASFFKNIPGIVDEMETDT
- the priA gene encoding primosomal protein N'; its protein translation is MSILWQACLASPPYSIYTYSAPADLPELQEGQRVLVPLGKSIRVAFLIETQLEPPQNVELKSIIWPLEKKPLLNVTHFQLYRNIASRQLQPLGKVLENVVPKRFRSAKLSFKIADKDFPTRLKGVDLARMPVNSRMQLVHIYNEDRMNVCLPTAIEKEEYVSLTSDPPWPVRPNAARQLQVLEYIYENGPREKGFLKRVMGDWTTGIINKLHSDLLLRVGPPPAEERDPAEKCMVSSDDWDFVPTKQQESALLEIETALDSNNMEVKLLHGITGSGKTLVYMTAARKCLERGCSAVILVPEIALAYSLWNSICPLFPDSEKYLYHGYQTPVRKEAIFRAVSGSNNPVLIIGTRSALFLPIQNPGLFIVDEEHDESYKQEERLPYQAKEVAYFLAQKTNSLLILGSATPDLKTFYAAQQGAFSMISMENRVGKSMLPEVRIVDTSKIKNPEQPFAFETEDRLKEVIERGEQAIIMLNRRGFSPLIYCTDCEEPIKCPHCNVSMTYHKGRERLICHYCGNAHSFPLPCPMCGGSHLLPLGGGTERLEEQVAKALPAETKILRMDRDSTRRQEKLEEILKSFARGDAQVLVGTQMLSKGHNFPGVTLVVVSEGDLGLNLPDYRSAERTFQLLVQVSGRAGRGDKPGEVIIQTRNPENPIWSSVSSADYKTFFEHEIEKRRKFKYPPFTKLALIRISYPLSWDGDELCTPFFKQIRESAMKMGLMALGPVPAPLSQLRGRRRFNCLIKSGDWVKTRNLYAEMMRSNPHTKNIRITLDLDPVNML
- the galU gene encoding UTP--glucose-1-phosphate uridylyltransferase GalU → MVIKKVIVPVAGWGTRSLPATKNIPKEMLPIFRKPVIQHVVEEAMTSGLTDVVFITNQNKKIIEDHFDYNLNLEDVLERAGKDETLEEVRKVAEMVNIISVRQKKQLGLGHAVLCAKEVCKNDPFAVMVGDDLMFGGEPGIKQLIDAARTENMAVVGVIEVPENKVNRYGIIQGEEFAPGMYRVRSLVEKPAIGKAPSRLAIVGRYVLLPEIFDHLENLEPGVGGEIQLTDALQCLAQDNKLLAVKLRGQRFDAGDWVEYLTANIYFALQDEELHDDLVKRLRELLSCS